A genome region from Schistocerca americana isolate TAMUIC-IGC-003095 chromosome 1, iqSchAmer2.1, whole genome shotgun sequence includes the following:
- the LOC124602088 gene encoding piggyBac transposable element-derived protein 4-like gives MSVKRFSWILTHIHINDNAVMLSRESRNYDKLYKIRPLIDQILINFQEFYAPTKQQAIDECMIYTGKVEGIVEKSLGERIVRDMCKDLEGKRYHIYFDNFFTSVSLLQNLKDDRLFACGTIRSQRKGLPTLKTDKELQRGEFDWSVSSGGIACIKWKDKCVVMLLSTIDSPVCVEEVSRKEKNGKIIKVPCPKIVKSYNANMGCADKADMINSFYAIDRKSRKWWLRLFWYIVDIFIGNEFILFRLCNPTAK, from the exons ATGTCGGTAAAAAGGTTCAGCTGGATTTTGACACACATTCACATCAATGACAACGCTGTTATGCTTTCAAGGGagagcagaaattatgacaaattatATAAAATCCGTCCACTAATCGATCAGATACTGATTAACTTCCAAGAATTCTATGCACCTACTAAGCAGCAAGCTATAGATGAATGCATG ATATATACTGGAAAAGTTGAAGGCATAGTGGAAAAATCCTTAGGAGAGAGAATTGTGAGAGATATGTGTAAAGACTTGGAAGGAAAGCGATACCACATATACTTTGATAATTTTTTTACCAGTGTCTCACTTTTACAGAACCTAaaagatgacagactttttgcctgtggaacaattagatcaCAGAGAAAAGGACTTCCTACGCTAAAAACAGACAAAGAGTTGCAAAGAGGAGAGTTTGACTGGTCAGTTTCTTCTGGTGGCATTGCCTGCATCAAATGGAAAGACAAATGTGTAgtcatgttgctgtctacaattgattcgcctgtatgtgttgaagaagtcagccgtaaagaaaaaaatggaaaaatcataaaggtaccttgcccaaaaatagtgaaatcatataatgcaaatatgggatgtgCCGATAAGGCAGATATGATAAACAGTTTTTATGCAATAGATAGGAAATCACGAAAGTGGTGGCTAAGATTGTTTTGGTATATAGTTGATATCTTTATTGGAAATGAATTTATTCTGTTTCGATTATGTAATCCAACAGCGAAGTAA